Proteins encoded within one genomic window of Marasmius oreades isolate 03SP1 chromosome 6, whole genome shotgun sequence:
- a CDS encoding uncharacterized protein (BUSCO:EOG09261ONU), translating into MSSTPTPLFVAIQGPQGSGKSYLTGLIQSHLSSPPHCLRVATLSIDDLYLPHTQLKSLAESYPENPLWKGRGQPGTHDIVLGLQILSCLKQGRMGRQRIELPRFDKSLYDGEGDRLPMDGTGSLVQPPIDLVIMEGWCMGFYPIPDREIDERWDRLWQVEKGLLGMDDSIVGTKENIKQINEVLHRYVDVWSFFDIFIQLKPALLTNNVSQYSIVYNWRLEQEHSMKSLNGGKGMSDAAVKLFVDRYIPGYVFFGDGMINGECSVNTSTQSEGDIRNATVPQSSRPPWVGKSLLVVLDTHRDVIGLEEF; encoded by the exons ATGTCTTCGACGCCAACC CCACTCTTCGTCGCTATTCAAGGGCCTCAAGGGTCTGGCAAATCGTACCTAACTGGCCTTATTCAATCTCACTTATCAAGCCCTCCCCACTGTCTGCGTGTTGCCACCCTATCCATCGACGACTTGTATCTACCTCACACGCAGCTTAAGTCACTCGCAGAAAGCTACCCGGAGAATCCGCTGTGGAAAGGTCGTGGTCAACCAGGGACGCATGATATCGTATTGGGACTACAAATACTGAGTTGCCTAAAGCAGGGCCGAATGGGAAGGCAAAGGATCGAGCTTCCTAGGTTTGATAAAAGTCTCTATGATGGTGAAGGTGATCGCCTTCCTATGGATGGAACAGGTTCGCTAGTACAACCTCCAATCGACCTGGTGATCATGGAAGGTTGGTGCATGGGGTTTTACCCGATTCCAGACCGCGAGATAGATGAACGATGGGATAGGCTGTGGCAGGTGGAGAAGGGTTTACTGGGAATGGACGACTCTATTGTTGGAACCAAGGAGAACATTAAACAGATCAACGAAGTTCTGCACCGATATGTCGACGTCTGGTCCTTCTTTGACATCTTCATCCAA CTCAAACCAGCTCTTTTGACCAATAATGTCTCTCAGTATTCTATCGTGTATAATTGGCGGCTGGAACAGGAGCATTCTATGAAAAGTCTCAATGGTGGGAAGGGAATGTCTGACGCCGCAGTCAAGCT CTTTGTAGACCGTTACATTCCCGGTTATGTATTCTTCGGAGATGGCATGATAAACGGAGAATGCAGTGTAAATACGTCCACTCAATCGGAGGGCGACATACGGAATGCGACTGTGCCGCAGTCATCTCGGCCCCCATGGGTGGGGAAAAGTCTCCTTGTTGTCCTCGATACCCATAGGGACGTTATAGGACTAGAGGAGTTTTAG
- a CDS encoding uncharacterized protein (BUSCO:EOG09265ANI) produces MSSSELGSGVEPSPIQNISASYTRIQRQYQQILDRWTPYTLHRWLATGGLLAIFMLRIVLAQGWYIVCYAHAIYLLNLLLAFLQPRFDPSLQDDLLADEIEGGGETSPLPSQRDDEFRPFVRRLPEWQFWLSATRATVIAVLCTFSEVFDVPVYWPILVVYFFTLFALTMRRQIQHMIKYRYVPFDIGRKARYGGRK; encoded by the exons ATGTCCTCCTCAGAACTAGGATCCGGAGTAGAGCCTTCCCCGATACAAAACATATCTGCCTCTTATACGCGAATTCAACGTCAATATCAGCAAATTTTGGACAGATGGACGCCCTACACCTTACACCGTTGGTTAGCTACCGGGGGGTTGTTGGCAATATTTATGCTGAGGATTGTGCTAGCACAAGGG TGGTATATCG TATGCT ATGCACATGCTATATATCTGCTCAATTTGCTTTTAGCATTCCTCCAACCTCGGTTTGATCCATCTCTCCAAGATGACCTACTTGCCGATGAAATTGAGGGAGGTGGCGAAACATCCCCACTCCCAAGTCAACGCGATGATGAATTCCGGCCGTTTGTGAGGCGTCTTCCTGAATGGCAATTTTG GCTGTCTGCCACCCGTGCAACGGTTATAGCCGTTCTTTGCACCTTCTCGGAAGTCTTTGATGTACCTGTGTACTGGCCGATCCTTGTCGTCTATTTCTTCACGCTCTTTGCTCTCACTATGCGCCGTCAGATACA ACATATGATCAAGTACAGATATGTTCCTTTCGATATTGGACGCAAAGCCAGGTACGGAGGGAGGAAATAA